One segment of Humidesulfovibrio mexicanus DNA contains the following:
- a CDS encoding YicC/YloC family endoribonuclease translates to MPMSMTGFGRVETNEEDFSHVWEIRSVNNRFLDVKWRMPSVLRGLEPRFDKILRKNASRGRVDVNLSVDTRSAALLGVSLNAAQAGAMLDQLRALAKEQGVAFAPDMNRLLSAPHLWRDDAAEPDPRLAKSLELGFQKTLDDWNASRRVEGAELARDLSARFARLRELAAAVTLRVPVVLKDKQAATAERLNALVAQAGMSFAEDRLAQEVAVLADRLDVSEELTRLAAHLDRLDEAVAAKGEAGKRLDFLIQEAFREINTCGNKAQDVEVSRLTVDFKVELEKCREQVQNIE, encoded by the coding sequence ATGCCCATGAGCATGACCGGCTTCGGCCGCGTGGAGACCAACGAAGAGGATTTCAGCCACGTTTGGGAAATCCGCAGCGTAAACAACCGCTTCCTGGATGTGAAGTGGCGTATGCCCTCGGTGCTGCGCGGCCTGGAGCCCCGCTTTGACAAGATATTGCGCAAGAACGCCTCGCGCGGGCGTGTGGACGTGAACCTTTCCGTGGATACCCGCAGCGCCGCGCTTCTGGGCGTGAGCCTGAACGCCGCGCAGGCCGGGGCCATGCTGGATCAGCTGCGCGCGCTGGCCAAGGAACAGGGCGTGGCCTTCGCGCCGGACATGAACCGCCTGCTTTCCGCCCCGCACCTTTGGCGCGACGACGCCGCCGAGCCGGACCCGCGTTTGGCCAAGAGCCTGGAGCTGGGCTTCCAGAAGACGCTGGACGACTGGAACGCCTCGCGCCGCGTGGAGGGCGCGGAGCTTGCCCGCGATCTGTCCGCCCGTTTCGCCCGGCTGCGCGAGCTGGCCGCCGCCGTGACCCTGCGTGTGCCCGTGGTGCTGAAGGACAAGCAGGCCGCCACGGCCGAGCGCCTGAACGCCCTGGTGGCCCAGGCGGGCATGAGCTTCGCCGAGGACCGCCTGGCCCAGGAGGTGGCGGTTCTGGCCGACCGCCTGGACGTTTCCGAGGAGCTGACCCGGCTGGCCGCGCACCTGGACCGCCTGGACGAGGCCGTGGCTGCCAAGGGCGAGGCGGGCAAGCGCCTTGATTTTCTCATCCAGGAGGCCTTCCGCGAGATCAACACCTGCGGCAACAAGGCCCAGGACGTGGAAGTGAGCCGCCTTACCGTGGATTTCAAGGTCGAACTGGAAAAATGTCGCGAACAGGTGCAGAACATCGAGTAG
- a CDS encoding DUF370 domain-containing protein has product MDRSERKSAARQRLVSLGFGNFVVAGRIIAIVDPASAPMRRLREDARQEGRLIDATQGRKTRAIVVTDSNHVILSAIQAETIGQRFLAEESASKREEE; this is encoded by the coding sequence ATGGACAGAAGCGAACGCAAGAGCGCGGCGCGCCAGCGGCTGGTGAGCCTGGGCTTCGGCAACTTCGTGGTGGCCGGGCGCATCATCGCCATCGTGGACCCGGCCAGCGCGCCCATGCGCCGCCTGCGCGAGGACGCGCGCCAGGAGGGGCGGCTCATCGACGCCACCCAGGGCCGCAAGACCCGCGCCATCGTGGTCACCGACTCGAACCACGTGATCCTTTCGGCCATCCAGGCCGAGACCATCGGCCAGCGCTTCCTGGCTGAAGAAAGCGCAAGCAAGCGCGAGGAGGAATGA
- the gmk gene encoding guanylate kinase has protein sequence MRPTDAPLDNLHGGRKGLCLVLSAPSGAGKSTLVARLRAEFPAFAYSISCTTRAPRQGEENGVHYHFLSRETFISRRDAGFFAEWAEVHGNFYGTPKGPVEDMLAKGQDVLFDIDVQGALQLKQVFTQALYVFILPPSREVLEQRLRGRGTESEEVIAKRLTNALGELEAAGHFDYHVVNDDLEEAADELRAIYVAGRARAVCRPGLLPGLLAQWGRG, from the coding sequence ATGCGTCCAACCGACGCCCCGCTCGACAACCTGCACGGCGGCCGCAAGGGCCTGTGCCTGGTGCTCTCCGCCCCCTCCGGCGCGGGCAAGAGCACGTTGGTGGCCCGGCTGCGGGCCGAGTTCCCGGCCTTCGCCTACTCCATTTCCTGCACCACGCGCGCTCCGCGCCAAGGCGAAGAGAACGGCGTGCACTACCACTTCCTCTCGCGCGAGACTTTCATTTCCCGGCGCGACGCCGGGTTCTTCGCCGAATGGGCCGAGGTGCACGGCAACTTCTACGGCACGCCCAAGGGACCGGTGGAGGACATGCTCGCCAAGGGGCAGGACGTGCTCTTCGACATCGACGTGCAAGGCGCGCTGCAGCTCAAGCAGGTGTTCACGCAGGCCCTGTACGTGTTCATCCTGCCGCCCTCGCGGGAGGTGTTGGAGCAGCGCCTGCGCGGTCGCGGCACAGAGTCGGAGGAGGTCATCGCCAAGCGTCTGACCAACGCTTTGGGCGAGTTGGAGGCGGCCGGACACTTCGACTACCATGTGGTCAACGATGACCTTGAAGAGGCGGCCGACGAACTGCGGGCCATCTACGTGGCCGGGCGCGCGCGGGCCGTCTGCCGTCCGGGGCTTTTGCCCGGCCTGCTGGCCCAGTGGGGGCGCGGCTGA
- the pyrF gene encoding orotidine-5'-phosphate decarboxylase produces the protein MPRPELVVALDFQTGAEALDMARALSSLAAPGQPGLWMKVGLELFVAEGPSVLRELKRMGFKVFLDLKFLDIPNTVRGAVRSAVKSGADMLNIHAAGGLDMAGIAAAARDEAFAELGGVGARPLLLAVTVLTSMQDVDNPILRGRPASEVALELARQSREAGLDGVVCSGQEAARVKQACGPDFVCLTPGIRVPDPDDAVPGDDQRRVMTPEAAVAAGADFLVVGRPITRAPRDKGGPAAAARGILERMARAAASAGR, from the coding sequence ATGCCCAGGCCCGAACTCGTGGTTGCCCTGGACTTTCAGACCGGGGCCGAGGCCCTGGACATGGCCCGCGCCCTTTCGTCCCTGGCGGCACCGGGCCAGCCCGGCCTGTGGATGAAGGTGGGGCTGGAGCTTTTCGTGGCCGAGGGGCCGTCTGTGCTGCGCGAGCTGAAGCGCATGGGCTTCAAGGTCTTTCTCGACCTCAAATTTCTGGACATCCCCAACACCGTGCGCGGAGCCGTGCGTTCGGCCGTCAAGAGCGGGGCGGACATGCTGAACATTCATGCCGCTGGCGGTCTGGACATGGCAGGAATCGCCGCCGCGGCGCGGGACGAGGCCTTTGCCGAACTGGGCGGCGTTGGCGCGAGGCCGCTGCTTCTGGCCGTCACCGTGCTCACCAGTATGCAGGATGTGGACAATCCGATCCTGCGCGGCCGTCCTGCCTCGGAAGTGGCGCTGGAGCTTGCGCGCCAAAGCCGCGAGGCCGGGCTGGACGGGGTGGTGTGCTCCGGCCAGGAGGCCGCGCGCGTCAAGCAAGCCTGCGGGCCGGATTTCGTGTGCCTCACGCCGGGCATCCGCGTGCCAGACCCCGACGACGCGGTGCCGGGCGACGACCAGCGCCGCGTCATGACTCCGGAAGCCGCCGTTGCCGCCGGAGCGGACTTTTTGGTGGTGGGACGGCCCATTACCCGCGCGCCGAGGGACAAGGGCGGGCCAGCGGCCGCCGCGCGCGGCATCCTGGAGCGCATGGCCCGGGCAGCCGCATCGGCCGGGCGCTGA
- the recJ gene encoding single-stranded-DNA-specific exonuclease RecJ codes for MPCNWKLLSGAKVPDTIDAMAQDLGITRVIAELLWRRGYESAQDMDRFLSPGLRHLPQPAAIPGLSESAEVLARELMAGARFCVWGDYDVDGITATALVKDFFAKRLGPEVAAQQIGHYLPNRVNDGYGLNLDGVERLAGQGVRLLLTVDCGISAVAEVARARELGMTVVVSDHHLPPDELPKAHGICNPRLCGGACADACTGLCNLAGVGVAFMLMAALNRLLPGQPVDMRQFLDLVALGTVADVVDLTGPNRILVKNGLLLIKEARRPGIASLKVYSGYDKLADLGAGQIGFGLAPRINAAGRMDDPQTALSMLLAPDMDTANPLASKLDGLNAQRRSEEQAILEEALAQAEEQKERLGLVLAAEHWHPGVIGIVASRVVERHYKPVLMLCREDAPDEPGGGHWKGSGRSVAEFDLHEGLSGLERLFLGFGGHRQAAGLSMRLENLDALREGFHLAVEAALGPTPLKPSLKLDRELSFGDISFTLLKELEMLQPFGMGNPEPLFVSPPVLVKDYRVFGKDHVKLNLAEQVGADAGRPGAVLPAKAWRKANDLPREVLGKLMRFAFTPRIDRFDGIPKIELQVKDWDE; via the coding sequence ATGCCCTGCAACTGGAAACTGCTTTCCGGCGCGAAGGTGCCGGACACCATCGACGCCATGGCCCAGGACCTGGGCATCACCCGTGTCATCGCCGAGCTGCTGTGGCGGCGCGGGTACGAGTCCGCCCAGGACATGGACCGCTTTCTTTCCCCCGGCCTGCGGCACCTGCCCCAGCCCGCCGCAATCCCCGGCCTTTCGGAATCCGCGGAGGTCCTGGCCCGCGAACTCATGGCCGGCGCGCGCTTCTGCGTCTGGGGCGACTATGACGTGGACGGCATCACCGCCACGGCTCTGGTGAAGGACTTCTTCGCCAAGCGGCTGGGGCCGGAGGTGGCCGCGCAGCAGATCGGCCACTACCTGCCCAACCGCGTGAATGACGGCTACGGTTTGAACCTGGACGGCGTGGAGCGCTTGGCCGGACAAGGCGTGCGCCTGCTGCTCACCGTGGACTGCGGCATAAGCGCCGTGGCCGAGGTGGCCCGCGCGCGCGAGCTGGGCATGACCGTTGTGGTGAGCGACCACCACCTGCCCCCGGACGAACTGCCCAAGGCCCATGGCATTTGCAATCCGCGCCTGTGCGGCGGGGCCTGCGCAGACGCCTGCACCGGCCTGTGCAACCTGGCGGGCGTGGGCGTGGCCTTCATGCTCATGGCCGCCCTGAACCGGCTTTTGCCCGGCCAGCCTGTGGACATGCGCCAGTTCCTGGACTTGGTGGCCCTGGGCACCGTGGCCGACGTGGTGGATTTGACCGGCCCCAACCGCATCCTGGTCAAAAATGGGCTGCTGCTCATCAAGGAGGCCCGGCGGCCCGGCATCGCTTCTCTCAAGGTCTACAGCGGCTACGACAAGCTGGCCGACCTGGGCGCCGGGCAGATCGGCTTCGGCCTCGCCCCGCGCATCAACGCCGCCGGGCGCATGGACGACCCGCAAACCGCCCTCTCCATGCTGCTGGCACCGGACATGGACACGGCCAATCCGCTGGCCTCCAAGCTCGACGGCCTGAACGCCCAGCGCCGCAGCGAGGAGCAGGCCATCCTTGAAGAGGCCCTGGCCCAGGCCGAGGAGCAGAAGGAGCGGCTGGGCCTTGTGCTCGCGGCCGAGCACTGGCACCCCGGCGTCATCGGCATCGTGGCCTCGCGCGTTGTTGAGCGGCATTATAAGCCCGTGCTCATGCTCTGCCGCGAGGACGCGCCCGACGAACCCGGCGGCGGCCACTGGAAGGGCTCCGGCCGCAGTGTGGCCGAATTCGACCTGCACGAAGGCCTCTCCGGCCTGGAACGCCTGTTCCTGGGTTTTGGCGGGCACAGGCAGGCGGCCGGGCTCTCCATGCGCCTTGAAAACCTCGACGCCCTGCGCGAAGGCTTCCACCTGGCCGTGGAAGCCGCCCTCGGTCCCACGCCCCTTAAGCCCTCGCTCAAGCTGGACCGCGAGCTGTCCTTCGGCGATATCTCCTTCACTTTGCTCAAGGAATTGGAGATGTTGCAACCATTCGGCATGGGCAACCCGGAGCCGCTGTTCGTCTCGCCGCCGGTGCTGGTGAAGGACTACCGCGTGTTCGGTAAGGACCACGTGAAGCTCAATCTGGCCGAGCAGGTGGGGGCGGACGCAGGGCGGCCCGGCGCGGTGCTGCCCGCCAAGGCTTGGCGCAAGGCCAATGATCTTCCGCGCGAGGTGCTGGGCAAGCTTATGCGCTTTGCCTTCACCCCGCGCATCGACCGTTTTGACGGCATTCCCAAAATCGAACTGCAAGTAAAGGACTGGGACGAATGA
- a CDS encoding class I SAM-dependent methyltransferase: MMDERMGVGSAQEHYEAILDDVYPWMMGPFDVKAEEQQALFSRLGIAPGGCARALDLGCGPGYQAVALARLGFHVTGLDTSRKLLDVMARQTMDLHVRGVVGDIAHLRDLAPGPWCLAVCMGDTLTHLPSKDAVRQLLRDVKSMLEPGATVVIGWRDMSALPQGLDRFIPVKADLERVAHCFIEQESEDAYLAHDIVYTREGEAWRFAKGCYRKLRIGSDWLAAELEDCGLNIRHREVERGMTRLVAG, encoded by the coding sequence ATGATGGACGAACGCATGGGCGTGGGCTCCGCGCAGGAGCATTACGAGGCCATTCTGGATGACGTGTATCCCTGGATGATGGGGCCGTTCGACGTGAAGGCCGAGGAGCAGCAGGCGCTGTTCTCGCGCCTGGGCATTGCGCCCGGCGGCTGTGCGCGCGCGCTGGACCTGGGCTGCGGCCCCGGCTACCAGGCCGTGGCGCTGGCGCGGCTCGGTTTCCACGTCACCGGGTTGGACACCAGCCGCAAGCTGCTGGACGTGATGGCCCGGCAGACCATGGACCTGCACGTGCGCGGCGTGGTGGGCGACATCGCGCACCTGCGCGACCTTGCGCCCGGGCCGTGGTGCCTGGCCGTGTGCATGGGCGACACTCTGACCCATCTGCCAAGCAAGGACGCCGTGCGGCAGTTGCTGCGCGACGTGAAGTCCATGCTGGAGCCCGGCGCGACCGTGGTCATCGGCTGGCGCGACATGAGCGCGCTGCCGCAGGGGCTGGACCGCTTCATCCCTGTGAAGGCCGACCTTGAGCGCGTGGCGCACTGCTTCATCGAGCAGGAAAGCGAGGATGCGTACCTTGCGCACGACATCGTGTACACGCGGGAGGGCGAGGCGTGGCGCTTCGCCAAGGGCTGCTACCGCAAGCTGCGCATCGGCTCGGACTGGCTGGCGGCCGAGCTTGAGGATTGCGGGCTCAACATCCGCCACCGCGAGGTGGAACGCGGCATGACCCGGCTGGTGGCGGGGTAG
- a CDS encoding acyltransferase family protein gives MRHPGQRLMLAHAKGSDYRADIDGLRALAVLLVIGFHAYPTMVPAGFVGVDIFFVISGYLISSKIAEELQHGSFSFFSFYGKRIRRIFPSLVVTLVCVVIIGWLVLLPVELKQLGKHALFSSFFLSNYVFWSESGYFDTGATVKPLLHLWSLGIEEQFYLLWPLFLWFFWKNRVSLFFASFVLVVFSLGYNLIAIQADKATVFFSPFSRFWELGAGAALALIKNKSCQTNSGFIFYSFVHILRSRFINWGRLCLPWLSVTGLTLIGYSLFLITPQSAFPGWLTLLPVIGTVLIIAAGPTPLVNRVMLSNKVLVRIGVFSYPLYLIHWPLLSFQHIINHGDLTSQQALLLVSVSIVCAVVIYYLVEYPLRFKINKIKSTQFLIASMLFVFFISCAIFFSNKEMFFSHDAVLAEKVAEQLVIGKIKKPEAFSFVQGAFVLRSDGDFAGTVLFVGDSHATHYWHAMQGARERVRNKSLKPYSAAYIDLPIGEPVPAKFLADKSIHRIVFSYFWAYRYGSDKVDYAARGAGLGPNRNVPFMKQMPADDMAQLDERILSAAKSAQRNGKEVVFILDNPFGVEFDPFTFFKRSWMGYSLNIPNPLARTIAIERTEPIRSRIISIAGKAGATIIDPMKTLCNGVFCPVVSEDGVLMYRDYDHISPRASSEHVRYLDPLFE, from the coding sequence GTGCGACACCCTGGTCAGAGGCTTATGTTGGCTCACGCCAAAGGCTCGGACTACCGTGCAGACATTGATGGGCTAAGAGCGCTGGCAGTGCTCCTTGTCATCGGGTTTCATGCATACCCGACGATGGTGCCTGCCGGTTTTGTTGGAGTCGATATTTTTTTTGTGATTTCAGGGTATTTGATATCGTCCAAGATTGCTGAGGAGTTGCAACACGGTTCATTTAGTTTTTTTTCGTTTTACGGAAAACGAATCCGGCGCATTTTTCCGTCTTTGGTCGTGACGCTTGTCTGTGTCGTGATTATAGGTTGGCTGGTGCTTTTGCCTGTCGAGCTCAAGCAACTGGGCAAGCACGCATTGTTCAGCTCATTCTTTTTATCAAACTATGTTTTTTGGTCAGAGTCAGGATATTTCGACACTGGAGCGACAGTTAAGCCGTTGCTGCATCTTTGGTCTCTTGGGATTGAAGAACAGTTTTATCTTCTTTGGCCATTATTTTTGTGGTTTTTTTGGAAGAATAGGGTAAGCTTATTTTTTGCTTCTTTTGTATTGGTTGTATTCTCTCTTGGATACAATCTAATTGCTATTCAGGCTGACAAAGCTACAGTATTTTTTTCACCATTTTCTAGATTTTGGGAGCTTGGTGCAGGAGCTGCGCTCGCGCTCATAAAGAACAAATCCTGCCAAACAAATTCAGGGTTTATTTTTTATTCTTTCGTCCACATATTGCGATCTCGTTTTATAAATTGGGGGCGGTTGTGCTTACCTTGGCTTTCGGTCACTGGCTTGACGCTAATCGGCTATTCACTATTCCTGATTACCCCTCAGTCTGCGTTTCCTGGATGGCTAACTTTGCTGCCTGTGATTGGTACTGTGCTTATTATTGCCGCAGGTCCTACCCCTTTGGTCAATAGAGTAATGCTTTCCAATAAGGTTCTGGTAAGAATTGGGGTATTCAGTTATCCATTGTATCTTATTCACTGGCCTCTGCTTTCTTTTCAACATATAATTAATCACGGAGACCTGACGTCGCAGCAGGCTCTTCTTTTAGTCTCTGTTTCTATCGTCTGCGCGGTTGTGATTTATTATCTTGTCGAATATCCTTTACGATTCAAAATTAATAAAATAAAAAGTACACAATTTCTTATTGCTTCAATGCTGTTTGTTTTTTTTATATCATGTGCTATTTTTTTTAGCAATAAGGAAATGTTTTTTAGCCACGATGCCGTCTTGGCTGAAAAAGTTGCTGAGCAACTTGTCATCGGCAAGATAAAGAAACCAGAAGCCTTTTCTTTCGTTCAAGGCGCTTTCGTATTGCGTTCCGATGGTGATTTTGCAGGAACTGTACTTTTTGTTGGTGATTCCCATGCAACCCACTATTGGCACGCCATGCAAGGGGCACGGGAACGTGTGCGTAATAAGAGTCTTAAACCATATTCTGCGGCCTACATAGATTTGCCGATAGGCGAGCCTGTTCCTGCCAAGTTTCTGGCGGATAAATCAATCCATAGGATCGTGTTTTCATATTTTTGGGCATATAGATATGGGAGCGATAAGGTGGACTATGCTGCCCGGGGGGCGGGCTTGGGGCCAAACAGAAATGTCCCTTTCATGAAACAAATGCCTGCAGATGACATGGCGCAGTTGGACGAAAGGATTCTTTCTGCCGCAAAGTCTGCTCAGCGCAACGGAAAAGAGGTTGTTTTCATCCTTGATAATCCGTTTGGCGTAGAGTTCGATCCATTTACTTTTTTTAAGAGGTCCTGGATGGGGTACAGTCTCAATATCCCGAATCCACTTGCTCGGACTATTGCCATAGAACGGACGGAGCCCATACGTTCAAGGATCATTTCCATCGCGGGCAAGGCTGGGGCAACAATTATCGACCCAATGAAGACGCTATGCAACGGTGTGTTCTGTCCAGTCGTATCAGAGGATGGTGTGCTAATGTATAGGGATTATGATCATATTTCTCCGCGAGCCTCTAGTGAGCATGTGCGCTATTTGGATCCGCTGTTTGAATAA
- the lipA gene encoding lipoyl synthase codes for MSSPENSAPALRIPPWLRVKLPSSRDYGNTGALLRDLDLNTVCQSARCPNKWECFSRSVATFLVLGRECTRNCAFCNISPGRQLPPDPDEPRRVAEGAARLGLKHVVITSVTRDDLPDGGAEHFALCIRLVKGRMPDCTVEVLIPDFQGDAAALETVLAARPDVLNHNVETVPRLYASVRPQANYAQSLDVLRRTAAYKGEDSRGIPAKSGLMVGLGETDEELRAVIRDLRDAGCTMITVGQYMRPSRLHPPVQRYMPPEDFDALAEYGRSMGVPKMFCAPLVRSSYHAAELVGGNKNVDLIQTADPNSAHAH; via the coding sequence ATGTCCTCGCCAGAGAATTCCGCGCCCGCTTTGCGCATTCCACCCTGGCTGCGGGTGAAGCTGCCCAGTAGCCGCGACTACGGCAACACCGGCGCGCTGTTGCGCGACCTGGACCTGAACACCGTGTGCCAGAGCGCGCGCTGCCCCAACAAGTGGGAGTGCTTCTCGCGCAGCGTGGCCACGTTCCTGGTGCTTGGCCGCGAGTGCACGCGCAACTGCGCCTTCTGCAACATCAGCCCCGGCCGACAACTTCCGCCGGATCCGGACGAGCCCCGGCGCGTGGCCGAGGGCGCGGCGCGCCTTGGCCTCAAGCACGTGGTCATCACCTCCGTCACGCGCGACGACCTGCCCGACGGCGGCGCGGAGCACTTCGCCCTGTGCATCCGCCTGGTGAAGGGACGCATGCCCGACTGCACCGTGGAGGTGCTCATCCCGGACTTCCAGGGCGACGCGGCGGCGCTGGAGACCGTGCTGGCCGCGCGGCCGGACGTGCTGAACCACAACGTGGAGACCGTGCCGCGCCTGTATGCGTCGGTCCGCCCGCAGGCGAACTATGCGCAGAGCCTGGACGTGCTGCGGCGCACGGCAGCCTATAAAGGGGAAGACAGCCGGGGCATACCGGCCAAGAGCGGGCTGATGGTGGGACTGGGGGAAACGGACGAGGAGCTTCGCGCGGTCATCCGCGACCTGCGCGACGCGGGCTGCACGATGATAACGGTGGGGCAGTACATGCGGCCCTCGCGCCTGCACCCGCCCGTGCAGCGCTACATGCCGCCGGAGGACTTCGACGCGCTGGCCGAGTACGGCCGCTCAATGGGCGTGCCCAAAATGTTCTGCGCGCCGCTGGTGCGCAGCAGCTACCACGCGGCGGAGCTGGTGGGGGGGAACAAAAATGTGGACCTTATTCAAACAGCGGATCCAAATAGCGCACATGCTCACTAG
- the lipB gene encoding lipoyl(octanoyl) transferase LipB — MRIVDLGLIPYREAEAQQLRTLAEVQGGGEETLYLLEHPKVITLGRQGGGENLHVGEAHLRAQGIELAQTLRGGNITCHFPGQLVAYPIFRVEKRPGGIRQFFFDMEEAVIRTCAAFGLDVARRTGFPGVWTGPDASARKICSMGIGVKRFVTYHGLALNVGHDVSLFDLITLCGIGGAKATSMSAEAGRPLESPIAIKEVKDVLAREFRARFAHSTLAAGEAAQ, encoded by the coding sequence ATGCGCATCGTGGACCTGGGGCTCATCCCCTACCGCGAGGCCGAGGCCCAGCAACTGCGCACCCTGGCCGAGGTCCAGGGAGGCGGCGAGGAAACGCTGTACCTGCTGGAGCACCCCAAGGTCATCACCCTGGGGCGGCAGGGCGGCGGCGAAAACCTGCACGTGGGCGAGGCGCATCTGCGCGCCCAGGGCATAGAGCTGGCCCAGACCCTGCGCGGCGGCAACATCACCTGCCACTTTCCCGGCCAGCTGGTGGCCTACCCCATCTTCCGCGTGGAGAAACGGCCCGGCGGCATCCGGCAGTTCTTTTTCGACATGGAAGAGGCCGTTATCCGCACCTGCGCGGCCTTCGGCCTTGATGTCGCCCGACGCACAGGCTTCCCCGGCGTGTGGACCGGGCCGGACGCAAGCGCACGCAAAATCTGCTCCATGGGCATCGGCGTCAAGCGCTTCGTCACCTACCACGGGCTGGCGCTCAACGTCGGGCACGATGTCAGCCTCTTCGACCTCATCACGCTCTGCGGCATCGGCGGGGCAAAGGCCACCTCCATGAGCGCCGAGGCCGGACGGCCGCTTGAATCCCCCATTGCAATCAAGGAAGTGAAGGATGTCCTCGCCAGAGAATTCCGCGCCCGCTTTGCGCATTCCACCCTGGCTGCGGGTGAAGCTGCCCAGTAG
- a CDS encoding small ribosomal subunit Rsm22 family protein — translation MFPEQLFPRPGGDFLALLAALPRHLDAAMPMRKQHRRELPGDIRRLSHLLTDERGDLRRDYLSDPAALSAYMRYFLPWNIYRLGVLFNGLALDPGGDAPEAGATVIDLGTGPLTAPLALWMSRPHLRKRQLTFVCVDRAPKPMRLGLDALSSLAEGHGGLAPWKVTLVKGPLDARLREKADLLIMANALNEVLHRGEDQDLPENADALAQHLRSMLTPTGALCVVEPGVRPSAHLIAALRRGLLHHGLKPLAPCPHTGPCPMSGRGYTAWCHFNFEAEAAPAWLKKLSDEARLPKDNVSLSFLQFSAKGRKLDAAEGKSLVRAVSGPFELPAPEGVDAPRRFGQYACSERGLTLLSLPRKHLVPQPGALLEAAWPEEPATDAKSGALVLPMSGDASPRPSGQRPMGQAQPSPKPTPKAGAKAGPKAAPRSANGPRRPTAPGKTPQGKAPARQKGQALTVESMLAEGLADELAQDLGAAATPAPRPSKRLPSQRPAKPTGKPAGKPGPKGAAGKRKGKA, via the coding sequence ATGTTCCCTGAGCAACTCTTCCCGCGTCCCGGCGGCGACTTCCTCGCCCTGCTGGCCGCCCTGCCCCGGCACCTGGACGCGGCCATGCCCATGCGCAAACAGCACCGCCGCGAACTGCCCGGCGACATCCGGCGCCTGTCGCACCTGCTCACCGATGAGCGCGGCGACCTCCGTCGCGACTATCTCTCCGACCCGGCAGCGCTCTCGGCCTACATGCGCTATTTCCTGCCCTGGAACATCTACCGCCTGGGCGTGCTCTTCAACGGCCTGGCCCTTGATCCCGGCGGCGATGCGCCGGAAGCCGGGGCCACGGTCATCGATCTTGGCACGGGCCCGCTCACCGCGCCCCTGGCCCTGTGGATGAGCCGCCCGCATCTGCGCAAACGCCAACTGACTTTCGTATGCGTGGACCGCGCGCCCAAGCCCATGCGCCTGGGGCTCGACGCGCTTTCCAGCCTGGCGGAAGGGCACGGCGGCCTGGCCCCCTGGAAGGTCACCCTGGTCAAAGGCCCGCTGGACGCCCGCCTGCGCGAAAAGGCCGACCTCCTCATCATGGCCAACGCGTTGAACGAGGTGCTGCACAGAGGCGAGGACCAGGACCTGCCAGAGAACGCCGATGCGCTTGCCCAGCACCTGCGCTCCATGCTCACCCCCACGGGCGCGCTGTGCGTGGTTGAGCCCGGCGTGCGGCCCTCGGCGCACCTCATCGCCGCGCTTCGGCGCGGATTGCTGCACCATGGCCTGAAGCCGCTGGCCCCGTGCCCGCATACCGGTCCCTGCCCCATGAGCGGGCGCGGCTACACGGCCTGGTGCCACTTCAACTTCGAAGCCGAGGCGGCCCCGGCCTGGCTCAAGAAGCTCTCCGACGAGGCGCGGCTGCCCAAGGACAACGTCAGCCTCTCCTTCCTACAGTTCTCGGCCAAGGGCAGAAAGCTCGACGCGGCAGAGGGAAAAAGCCTTGTGCGCGCAGTGTCCGGGCCTTTCGAGCTGCCCGCGCCCGAGGGCGTGGACGCCCCGCGCCGCTTCGGACAGTATGCCTGCTCCGAGCGCGGCCTCACCCTGCTGAGCCTGCCCAGGAAACATCTTGTGCCACAGCCCGGCGCGCTGCTGGAAGCCGCTTGGCCCGAGGAACCCGCGACCGACGCCAAGAGCGGGGCGCTGGTGTTGCCCATGAGCGGCGATGCGTCGCCGCGGCCATCGGGACAACGCCCGATGGGCCAAGCCCAACCATCGCCCAAGCCCACGCCCAAAGCCGGGGCTAAGGCCGGTCCCAAGGCCGCGCCCAGGTCCGCAAACGGCCCACGCCGCCCGACAGCGCCCGGCAAAACGCCCCAAGGCAAGGCCCCTGCCCGGCAAAAGGGCCAGGCGCTTACCGTGGAATCCATGCTGGCCGAAGGCTTGGCCGACGAACTGGCCCAGGATCTGGGCGCAGCCGCAACGCCCGCGCCGCGCCCGTCCAAACGCCTGCCCAGCCAGCGCCCTGCAAAGCCAACAGGCAAGCCTGCGGGCAAGCCCGGCCCCAAGGGCGCAGCAGGCAAACGCAAGGGGAAAGCCTAG